Proteins encoded by one window of Methanocalculus alkaliphilus:
- a CDS encoding universal stress protein, giving the protein MIQMILLAIDGSENAKRAAAQASDLVLALDGASLVVVCIAPEPPNQSRIVKANYDVHAVLEEDARAMAGMILDFIEKAGVSYTLEVGMGGPAIEIIKTAEKVGADLIVIGSRGLGSLKGAVLGSVSQKVAQHASCPVMIVK; this is encoded by the coding sequence ATGATTCAGATGATACTTCTTGCTATTGACGGTTCAGAGAATGCAAAGCGTGCAGCAGCACAAGCTTCTGATCTCGTCCTTGCACTTGACGGGGCGTCGCTTGTCGTTGTCTGCATCGCCCCCGAACCGCCGAACCAGTCACGGATTGTGAAGGCGAATTATGATGTCCATGCTGTGCTTGAAGAGGATGCACGTGCGATGGCAGGGATGATCCTTGATTTCATCGAAAAGGCAGGGGTGTCCTATACACTTGAGGTCGGGATGGGTGGCCCGGCTATTGAGATCATCAAAACCGCTGAGAAGGTTGGGGCTGATCTGATCGTCATCGGGAGCCGTGGGCTTGGTTCTCTGAAAGGGGCGGTGCTTGGAAGTGTCAGCCAGAAGGTGGCACAGCATGCCTCCTGCCCTGTGATGATCGTGAAGTAG
- the arsB gene encoding ACR3 family arsenite efflux transporter encodes METRQLSTFEKYLTLWVGLCIIGGIALGRVAPGIAVTLDSFSVYQISIPIAIALFFMMYPIMVKIDFGEVMKAAKTPKPVALTLFVNWAIKPFTMFVIATFFLGYLFVDFLPGTEILLDGSEVYLYQSYIAGCILLGIAPCTAMVLMWGYLARGNQGLTLVMVAINSLLMLFLYAPLGGFLLGVAAMPIPWETILLSVAVYVALPLAAGYLTRRWILQVKGKAWFETKFLHYLTPVSIIALLGTLVLLFSFKGDVIVENPLTILWIAIPLTIQTILIFVITYFLLARYLKLPYEDAAPAGLIGASNHFEVAIATAVILFGLSSGAALATVVGVLIEVPLMLMLVKICLRTQGLFGGEPV; translated from the coding sequence ATGGAGACCAGACAACTGAGCACCTTTGAAAAATACCTCACCCTCTGGGTGGGACTCTGTATCATCGGGGGGATTGCCCTTGGGAGGGTGGCACCCGGGATTGCCGTCACCCTTGATTCATTTTCTGTATACCAGATCTCGATCCCGATCGCCATCGCCCTCTTCTTCATGATGTACCCGATCATGGTTAAGATCGACTTTGGGGAGGTAATGAAGGCTGCAAAAACCCCAAAACCGGTTGCACTGACACTCTTTGTCAACTGGGCGATCAAGCCATTCACGATGTTTGTGATCGCCACCTTCTTCCTCGGGTATCTCTTTGTTGACTTCCTGCCGGGAACAGAGATCCTCCTGGATGGGAGTGAAGTCTATCTCTATCAGAGCTACATCGCCGGGTGTATCCTCCTTGGCATCGCCCCCTGTACCGCGATGGTATTGATGTGGGGATATCTTGCACGCGGAAATCAGGGCCTCACCCTTGTGATGGTGGCAATCAATTCGCTTCTGATGCTCTTCCTCTATGCTCCGCTCGGGGGTTTCCTCCTCGGGGTTGCCGCGATGCCGATTCCCTGGGAGACGATCCTCCTCTCGGTTGCCGTCTATGTCGCCCTCCCCCTTGCCGCCGGATACCTGACACGCCGGTGGATCCTGCAGGTGAAAGGAAAGGCATGGTTTGAGACGAAATTCCTCCATTATTTAACACCGGTTTCGATCATCGCCCTCCTCGGGACGCTCGTCCTTCTCTTCAGTTTCAAAGGGGATGTTATTGTCGAGAATCCTCTGACGATCCTCTGGATCGCAATCCCGCTGACGATACAGACAATCCTGATCTTTGTCATCACGTACTTCCTCCTCGCCCGGTATCTGAAACTCCCGTACGAAGATGCAGCACCTGCCGGGCTGATAGGGGCATCAAATCACTTTGAAGTGGCGATCGCAACCGCCGTCATCCTCTTTGGCCTCTCTTCAGGTGCGGCACTCGCAACCGTCGTCGGAGTGCTGATCGAGGTGCCGCTGATGCTGATGCTGGTGAAGATATGCTTACGAACACAGGGACTATTTGGGGGTGAACCCGTATGA
- a CDS encoding uroporphyrinogen-III synthase, whose amino-acid sequence MIIAVTRLPEKAGRDEATCEEYGHSCRIVSPLRSDVYDTQVQAFVLEANRGAFDCIFFTSALPAELIAPLLRTGARVVAIGPQTARVLAEAGIAAETLPTFYSRDFVPYLGDWIDGKAIGIPRADVPNPGLIRAIEEAGGIAYEYRCYGLIQTNTPLDLEGADAILFTSANSFIMANWERREDILPIAIGDITAEAMRKGGVEPAVTGDGSMTGTLGALNTYLSERRQ is encoded by the coding sequence ATGATCATCGCGGTGACACGGCTTCCGGAGAAGGCGGGCAGAGACGAGGCAACCTGTGAAGAATACGGCCACAGCTGCCGTATCGTCTCTCCCCTCCGTTCAGATGTCTATGATACCCAGGTACAGGCCTTTGTACTCGAGGCGAACCGTGGCGCCTTCGACTGTATCTTCTTTACAAGCGCGCTTCCGGCAGAGCTGATTGCGCCTCTCCTCAGGACCGGGGCACGGGTTGTTGCCATCGGCCCCCAGACGGCACGGGTTCTGGCAGAAGCAGGTATCGCCGCCGAGACACTCCCCACCTTCTACTCACGTGACTTTGTCCCGTATCTCGGCGACTGGATTGATGGAAAGGCGATCGGCATCCCGCGTGCGGACGTCCCCAATCCCGGGCTGATCCGGGCGATAGAGGAGGCGGGGGGTATCGCCTATGAGTACCGGTGTTATGGGCTGATCCAGACAAACACCCCGCTCGACCTCGAAGGGGCGGACGCGATCCTCTTCACCAGTGCCAACTCCTTCATCATGGCGAACTGGGAACGGAGAGAGGATATCCTGCCGATAGCCATCGGCGATATCACGGCTGAAGCAATGCGGAAGGGAGGGGTGGAACCGGCCGTCACCGGGGATGGATCGATGACCGGCACCCTTGGAGCCCTGAACACCTACCTCAGTGAGAGGCGGCAATGA
- a CDS encoding putative zinc-binding protein — protein MTTRTAAVLLQRYAGEIDCCIPATREGEAIDEVLRHTEEPLILDGCSDCCALKKIHHLQRRPEHHIIATECGITKNGMEKPTFSEIEELTAII, from the coding sequence TTGACCACCCGCACAGCAGCTGTTCTCCTACAGAGATATGCAGGCGAAATCGACTGCTGCATCCCCGCAACACGGGAAGGCGAAGCAATCGATGAGGTACTCCGGCATACAGAAGAGCCCCTCATCCTTGACGGGTGCAGTGACTGCTGTGCACTGAAGAAGATTCACCATCTTCAGAGAAGGCCGGAACATCACATCATCGCCACAGAATGTGGAATTACAAAAAATGGGATGGAGAAACCGACATTTTCGGAAATAGAAGAACTTACTGCGATCATCTAA
- a CDS encoding tripartite tricarboxylate transporter permease produces MEGILIGACIGVLLGTISGCTPGIHANTMAGILLGVHPALLILFGPSVFAAAVTATLVTHTFLDAVPSTFLGVPDPDTAIAVLPAHDLCLKGLGEEAVRIAALGSAAGAAFGLVLFPLFFFLLPPFQPYLDWWIGILLLAVAGLLVIRSEAPEWAAAILAVSGVLGSFTMAYSHLSWQVLPGGSPLLLPLLTGLFGLPILLKGAEGTIPEQRFTEIRMNRREIAGSACAGTIAGAIVGWMPGFSNATANAVLASFISYTRQGRGYILATSAANTANAFLGIAALFALSRARNGAMAAVATEALPPVLTLVSAGAIAAVIAYPLTILASKGSRYLVRVNVRRLNLSVIIFLVLLTAVVTGPFGLLVLLLATAIGSVPPLVSVQRVFCMGAIMVPIMIWSILGMPLF; encoded by the coding sequence ATGGAGGGTATCCTCATCGGGGCATGCATCGGGGTGCTGCTTGGAACGATCAGCGGTTGTACCCCTGGTATTCATGCAAATACCATGGCAGGTATCCTCCTTGGCGTCCACCCGGCTCTCCTGATCCTTTTTGGCCCGTCCGTCTTTGCCGCGGCGGTGACGGCGACACTTGTGACACACACATTTCTTGACGCCGTCCCGTCCACCTTCCTCGGGGTCCCGGATCCCGATACCGCCATCGCGGTCCTCCCTGCCCATGACCTCTGCCTGAAAGGGCTCGGTGAGGAAGCGGTCAGAATTGCAGCCCTCGGATCTGCCGCCGGGGCGGCGTTCGGTCTCGTCCTGTTTCCGCTATTTTTCTTCCTCCTCCCCCCGTTTCAGCCGTATCTCGACTGGTGGATCGGCATCCTCCTCCTCGCCGTCGCCGGACTGCTTGTGATCCGGTCTGAAGCTCCTGAATGGGCGGCGGCCATCCTTGCCGTCTCCGGGGTACTTGGATCCTTCACGATGGCGTACTCACACCTCTCCTGGCAGGTCCTCCCTGGTGGGAGCCCGCTTCTCCTCCCCCTCCTCACCGGCCTCTTCGGCCTGCCGATCCTGCTGAAAGGTGCCGAAGGGACAATCCCTGAGCAACGATTCACAGAGATCAGGATGAACCGCCGGGAGATTGCCGGATCTGCCTGTGCCGGAACGATTGCCGGTGCCATCGTCGGGTGGATGCCGGGCTTCTCGAATGCAACCGCCAACGCCGTCCTTGCATCCTTCATCTCTTACACGCGGCAGGGGCGGGGGTATATCCTTGCGACCTCCGCGGCGAATACCGCCAACGCCTTCCTTGGAATCGCAGCACTCTTTGCCCTCTCGCGTGCCAGGAACGGGGCGATGGCGGCGGTGGCGACGGAGGCGCTCCCCCCGGTGCTCACCCTCGTCTCTGCGGGAGCTATCGCTGCAGTCATCGCCTATCCGCTGACGATCCTTGCATCAAAAGGTTCCCGGTATCTTGTCAGGGTCAATGTCAGGCGGCTGAACCTCTCGGTCATCATCTTCCTCGTCCTCCTGACAGCAGTTGTCACCGGGCCGTTTGGCCTCCTCGTTCTCCTCCTTGCAACAGCCATCGGCTCGGTCCCGCCCCTCGTCTCGGTGCAGCGGGTCTTCTGCATGGGGGCGATCATGGTTCCGATCATGATCTGGTCGATCCTCGGGATGCCCCTCTTCTAA
- a CDS encoding arsenate reductase ArsC: MKKILFVCTHNAGRSQIAEGYMNAHYGDRYQAFSAGSDPAASINPYAVYTMAEIGIDITAHRPKLIDDFDGIEMDLLVTLCDSGTCPLFPWAKETIHQTFADPARIDGTEEEIRAGIREIRDAITTWIDESFGKS, translated from the coding sequence ATGAAGAAGATACTCTTTGTCTGTACACATAATGCCGGGCGATCCCAAATCGCCGAGGGATACATGAATGCCCACTATGGTGACCGCTATCAGGCCTTCTCTGCAGGGAGCGATCCAGCAGCGAGTATAAACCCATATGCAGTTTATACCATGGCTGAGATAGGGATCGATATCACCGCCCATCGCCCGAAACTGATTGACGACTTCGATGGCATCGAAATGGATCTCCTTGTCACCCTCTGTGACTCAGGTACCTGCCCGCTCTTCCCGTGGGCGAAGGAGACGATTCACCAGACCTTCGCGGACCCGGCACGGATAGACGGTACCGAGGAGGAGATCAGGGCAGGCATCAGGGAGATACGGGACGCCATCACAACCTGGATCGATGAGAGCTTCGGGAAATCATGA
- a CDS encoding thioredoxin family protein gives MKIEVLGTGCMKCRRLAKNVEKAVAELGISADIVKVEEITAIMERDVMLTPALIVDGELKISGRVADVAELKKILGGA, from the coding sequence ATGAAGATAGAAGTCCTTGGAACCGGATGCATGAAATGCAGACGCCTTGCAAAGAATGTTGAAAAAGCCGTTGCCGAACTCGGGATCTCAGCCGATATCGTAAAAGTGGAGGAGATCACCGCCATCATGGAGCGGGATGTGATGCTGACACCCGCGTTAATCGTTGATGGGGAGCTGAAGATCTCGGGCAGGGTTGCGGATGTTGCCGAACTGAAGAAGATCCTTGGAGGTGCCTGA
- a CDS encoding RNA-binding domain-containing protein, whose translation MRTADEVLLLLDELDTLPADDLEDQDLDFKEWNNRSRNDAIDQIIEYAICMANGGGGTIVFGISDKVVGRNQAIFGVPPEIDTNLLRKAIYDSTDPKITPVFEEIRVPEGTGRLILMQIHPGFPPYTDTSGRGKIRIGKDCQPLTGTMRRRIGVETGETDFSAGTIPGNPESHISPAAMEVLRVTSQKEHAPDELLALSDVDLLTSLGLIHSGRITRAGLILAGRENSIAAHLPGYAWTHVQMSNDTDYSNRIDGRDALMISISRILDRIMADNPITTLKHGMFHFEFRRYPEIVLREAIMNAFCHADYRIGGLVIVRQYPDHMEIGNPGGFIGGVSPTNILHHPPIARNPLLVGALTKLRLVNRLNLGVQRMYRYMLIEGKEPPIISEQGDAVTVVLKGGDYSLPIRFFVEEESQRGEGLTVDHLLMLTYLIRNTEIDTHTAAALIQRTEREARNTLQEMETTRGYLERGGTGRSTYWTLRPDLHLRLMAPGHPERNRRIDWEAAKTRILSVLRQRSMRGEGGISNREIRQITHLDRYQVVRLMQQLQEEETHIDLEGKGRGSRYVYRG comes from the coding sequence ATGCGCACAGCAGACGAGGTTCTTCTCCTCCTCGATGAACTCGACACCCTTCCAGCTGATGATCTTGAAGATCAGGACCTCGACTTCAAGGAATGGAACAATCGCAGCCGGAACGATGCCATCGATCAGATCATAGAATACGCCATCTGCATGGCCAATGGCGGCGGTGGCACCATAGTATTCGGCATCAGCGACAAGGTCGTTGGCAGAAACCAGGCCATCTTTGGAGTTCCACCTGAAATAGACACAAACCTCCTGAGAAAAGCTATCTACGATTCAACCGATCCGAAAATAACACCTGTTTTCGAAGAGATCAGGGTACCCGAAGGAACTGGTCGTCTGATCCTGATGCAGATACACCCAGGCTTTCCCCCCTACACTGACACCAGCGGACGGGGAAAGATTCGAATTGGAAAAGACTGTCAACCCCTGACCGGTACTATGCGACGGAGGATCGGTGTGGAGACCGGCGAGACCGACTTTTCCGCCGGTACCATCCCAGGTAATCCGGAATCCCATATATCCCCAGCAGCAATGGAGGTTCTCAGGGTCACATCTCAAAAAGAACACGCCCCGGACGAACTCCTAGCCCTCTCTGACGTTGACCTCCTCACTTCCCTTGGTCTAATCCATTCCGGGCGAATCACCAGGGCCGGACTCATCCTCGCCGGAAGAGAAAACTCGATAGCCGCCCACCTGCCAGGTTACGCCTGGACACATGTACAAATGAGCAACGACACCGACTATTCCAACCGTATAGATGGTCGTGATGCACTGATGATCTCCATCAGCCGCATACTCGACCGTATCATGGCCGATAACCCCATCACAACCCTGAAACATGGTATGTTCCACTTCGAGTTCCGACGGTACCCCGAGATCGTTCTTCGGGAGGCGATAATGAACGCCTTCTGCCATGCCGACTACAGGATTGGTGGCCTTGTCATCGTGCGGCAGTATCCCGACCACATGGAAATTGGAAACCCAGGAGGGTTCATCGGTGGAGTCTCACCAACTAACATTCTCCACCATCCCCCGATAGCCCGAAATCCCCTCCTTGTCGGGGCACTTACCAAGCTTCGGTTGGTGAACAGGCTCAATCTTGGCGTACAGCGGATGTACCGTTACATGCTGATCGAGGGAAAAGAGCCACCGATCATCAGTGAGCAGGGGGATGCCGTAACGGTCGTGCTGAAAGGAGGGGATTATTCCCTTCCAATTCGGTTTTTTGTCGAGGAAGAGAGCCAGAGGGGAGAGGGACTTACGGTCGATCATCTGTTAATGCTTACCTATCTGATCCGCAATACTGAAATTGATACACATACAGCCGCTGCGCTGATCCAGCGAACCGAAAGGGAGGCGCGAAACACCTTGCAGGAGATGGAAACCACCCGTGGTTATCTGGAAAGGGGTGGGACAGGAAGGAGTACCTACTGGACTCTCCGTCCTGACCTTCACCTACGTTTGATGGCGCCGGGACACCCTGAACGCAACCGGCGGATTGATTGGGAAGCGGCTAAGACACGAATACTGAGTGTGCTGCGGCAGCGATCGATGCGCGGGGAGGGAGGAATATCAAATAGAGAAATTCGGCAAATCACCCACCTTGATCGATACCAAGTGGTGCGGTTAATGCAGCAGCTCCAAGAGGAGGAGACACACATCGATCTTGAGGGAAAAGGTCGGGGAAGCAGGTATGTCTATCGTGGCTGA
- a CDS encoding RNA-guided pseudouridylation complex pseudouridine synthase subunit Cbf5 translates to MTTELSGIVVIDKPPGPTSHEVAAWVRDILGVRTGQGGTLDPMVSGVLIVMLGRGVKIAEHLLAHEKEYICVLKLHGDVPREKIEETVAEFQGRIYQRPPRRSAVKRALRIRTIYAIEVLDVEERLVLLRVRCEAGTYIRSLCIHIGLALGVRGQMVELRRTSSGGFTEADAHTLHELADAKVRADEGDPEPLRKMILPLERAVGDIPRIVLRDTAVDAVCRGAQLAGVGVLSCGTFAKGGTVAFMTEAGEFVGLGTARIGSDRCKPGKHGIVARPKSNLMDPGRYPRGWTKKSRVK, encoded by the coding sequence ATGACCACGGAACTCTCCGGTATCGTCGTCATCGACAAGCCACCTGGCCCGACGAGCCATGAGGTGGCCGCCTGGGTCCGGGATATCCTCGGTGTCCGGACGGGGCAGGGCGGAACACTCGACCCGATGGTCTCCGGCGTCCTGATCGTGATGCTCGGCAGGGGCGTGAAGATCGCAGAACACCTCCTTGCCCATGAGAAGGAGTATATCTGTGTCCTCAAGCTCCACGGAGATGTGCCACGGGAGAAGATCGAGGAGACGGTCGCAGAGTTCCAGGGGAGGATCTACCAGCGGCCCCCGCGGCGGAGTGCGGTGAAGCGGGCGCTCCGTATCCGGACGATCTATGCAATCGAGGTCCTCGATGTCGAGGAGAGGCTCGTCCTTCTCAGGGTACGGTGTGAGGCTGGTACCTATATCAGGAGCCTCTGTATCCATATCGGTCTTGCACTCGGGGTCAGGGGGCAGATGGTAGAGCTGCGGCGGACATCATCCGGCGGGTTCACCGAAGCGGACGCCCATACCCTTCACGAACTTGCCGATGCAAAAGTCCGTGCAGATGAGGGCGACCCCGAACCACTCCGGAAGATGATCCTCCCGCTGGAACGGGCAGTCGGCGACATCCCGAGGATCGTCCTGCGCGATACCGCCGTTGATGCAGTCTGCAGGGGGGCACAGCTCGCCGGTGTCGGCGTCCTCTCCTGCGGCACATTTGCCAAAGGCGGGACGGTCGCTTTCATGACAGAAGCAGGGGAGTTCGTCGGCCTTGGAACCGCACGTATCGGATCAGATCGGTGCAAACCCGGAAAACATGGCATCGTTGCACGCCCGAAATCGAACCTGATGGATCCCGGCAGGTACCCCCGTGGCTGGACGAAGAAGAGCAGAGTTAAGTAA
- a CDS encoding permease, which yields MTDPLTGSLILGWTTLAEYLAEHVLTCLIPAFFIAGGIAAFIKKEAIMRYFSPYAKKPVAYGIASVSGTVLAVCSCTILPIFAGLFKRGSGIGPAITFVYAGPAINILAVVYTAKVLGFDIGLARAVFAIILAIAIGLIMAVLFRSDDEATKRKMAAMPPAPASDDERPRWIVPLFFILLIGILIVGTAAIDWMIKFPILYALTLGVAYLLIYHFERDEVTEWGWETWDLTKKIVPILLIGTFALGMLAFFLPPETFAPYFGESTLQANLLASFVGTILYMPTLLEVPVIGTTFGYTSGMMAQGPALALLLSGPTVSLPSLLVISRIMGMKKTVVYAGIVIIFSALAGFGYGLLVG from the coding sequence GTGACAGACCCCCTCACCGGATCCCTCATCCTGGGATGGACGACGCTTGCAGAATACCTCGCCGAGCATGTCCTCACCTGCCTCATCCCGGCGTTCTTCATCGCCGGAGGTATCGCCGCCTTCATCAAAAAAGAGGCGATCATGAGGTACTTCAGCCCTTATGCAAAGAAACCGGTCGCGTACGGAATCGCGTCCGTCTCAGGCACCGTCCTTGCCGTCTGCTCCTGTACTATCCTCCCGATCTTTGCAGGCCTCTTCAAGCGGGGGAGCGGGATTGGGCCTGCCATCACCTTCGTCTATGCAGGCCCGGCGATCAACATCCTGGCGGTCGTCTATACCGCCAAGGTACTCGGCTTTGATATTGGCCTTGCACGTGCTGTCTTTGCCATCATCCTGGCAATCGCAATCGGGCTGATCATGGCAGTACTCTTCCGATCAGATGATGAGGCGACGAAGAGGAAGATGGCAGCGATGCCACCAGCCCCTGCGAGCGATGATGAACGGCCCCGCTGGATCGTCCCGCTCTTCTTCATCCTTCTCATCGGCATCCTGATCGTCGGAACTGCGGCAATCGACTGGATGATCAAGTTTCCGATCCTCTATGCCCTCACCCTCGGGGTGGCATATCTCCTGATCTACCACTTCGAACGGGACGAGGTGACCGAGTGGGGATGGGAGACCTGGGATCTTACAAAGAAGATCGTTCCGATACTTCTCATTGGAACATTCGCCCTCGGGATGCTCGCCTTCTTCCTCCCACCGGAGACTTTTGCCCCGTACTTCGGAGAGAGCACCCTCCAGGCAAACCTCCTCGCCTCATTCGTCGGTACCATCCTGTATATGCCGACGCTCCTTGAGGTCCCGGTGATCGGAACGACATTCGGCTACACATCAGGGATGATGGCACAAGGGCCGGCACTGGCTCTCCTCCTCTCCGGACCGACCGTGAGTCTCCCGTCGCTCCTCGTCATCTCACGGATTATGGGGATGAAGAAGACCGTCGTCTATGCGGGTATCGTGATCATCTTCTCTGCCCTCGCCGGATTTGGCTACGGGCTGCTGGTGGGGTGA
- a CDS encoding universal stress protein produces MKLEKILVPIEIHGSAKAMLPAVEEIARTGVDDITLLYVMNIRDTGGDPGLLEYDKEVMNTWKGRLFACGIQDIKTDVKSGIPGIEILEVAEDENPSLIVMGSHGRSLIPRMLLGSQTDYVLSQATHPLLILRLSILKEGDPTACTLSTKTVFQKILFLTDFSEDAEKCIPFIEWMSAAKPEFLIIMHVQDTRRIWSATKEEIIAFNEKDAVRLAELKEHFRNLAITQTITEMVTGNAIDEIFSVAESFRPTLIVMSATTGRTETRKTNLGGVAEAVAHHAGCHALIVR; encoded by the coding sequence ATGAAATTGGAAAAAATCCTTGTCCCGATTGAGATCCACGGTTCAGCAAAAGCAATGCTTCCGGCTGTGGAGGAGATTGCCAGAACAGGAGTGGACGATATCACCCTTCTGTACGTGATGAATATCAGGGATACCGGGGGCGATCCCGGCCTCCTTGAATATGATAAAGAGGTGATGAACACCTGGAAAGGACGGCTTTTTGCCTGTGGTATCCAGGATATAAAAACCGATGTGAAGAGCGGCATCCCCGGGATTGAGATCCTCGAGGTGGCAGAAGATGAAAACCCATCCCTCATTGTGATGGGATCACATGGCCGCAGCCTCATCCCGAGGATGCTCCTTGGCAGCCAGACCGATTATGTTCTCAGCCAGGCAACCCACCCGCTTCTCATTCTCCGGCTCTCTATCCTGAAGGAGGGGGATCCCACTGCCTGTACCCTCAGCACAAAGACGGTCTTTCAGAAGATCCTGTTTCTGACAGACTTCTCTGAAGACGCAGAGAAGTGTATCCCTTTTATCGAATGGATGAGTGCAGCAAAGCCGGAGTTCCTGATCATCATGCATGTGCAGGATACACGCCGCATCTGGTCAGCGACGAAGGAGGAGATCATCGCCTTCAATGAGAAGGATGCGGTACGGCTGGCAGAACTGAAGGAGCATTTCAGGAATCTCGCAATCACGCAGACCATCACCGAGATGGTGACCGGAAACGCCATTGACGAGATTTTCAGCGTCGCGGAATCATTCCGGCCAACTCTGATTGTGATGAGTGCAACCACCGGCCGGACAGAAACCAGAAAAACAAACCTTGGAGGGGTGGCAGAGGCAGTGGCCCATCATGCCGGATGCCACGCCCTCATCGTGAGGTGA
- a CDS encoding ArsR/SmtB family transcription factor has translation MIRKGGRRVGQAPDRADEDGRMELPAEIESSLCECGGIAGLIGRLPPEEVVEGTVSIFRGLADPLRLKILILLAVQPLCVCVIRAVLGVADSRLSYHLSILKNAGLIAGEQSGNWIIYRLTEDGERVRGLLAGEKE, from the coding sequence ATGATACGAAAAGGCGGGAGGAGAGTGGGGCAGGCACCTGACAGGGCAGATGAAGATGGCCGGATGGAGCTGCCGGCAGAGATCGAATCCTCACTCTGCGAATGCGGGGGGATAGCCGGGCTGATCGGCCGCCTTCCTCCGGAAGAGGTGGTGGAAGGGACCGTCTCAATCTTCCGGGGGCTTGCCGATCCCCTCCGCCTGAAGATCCTCATTCTCCTTGCGGTCCAGCCCCTCTGTGTCTGTGTCATCCGGGCTGTTCTTGGGGTCGCAGATTCCCGCCTCTCATACCATCTCTCGATCCTCAAGAATGCGGGGCTGATCGCCGGTGAACAGAGCGGGAACTGGATCATCTACCGGCTCACAGAGGATGGGGAGCGGGTCAGGGGGCTGTTGGCAGGGGAGAAGGAGTGA
- a CDS encoding putative zinc-binding protein — MTDQPACRCGCTDDLAIKRIIIPCAGVANVGQITNKAAIQLVEEGYGGAACVALLATGSEGLKANLATTDEIIILDGCPVRCARTIADRQGIACHQHIIVTECGIPKGGSKEYTDDDVETIASAAWEGAGRKA, encoded by the coding sequence ATGACAGACCAGCCGGCCTGCAGATGCGGATGCACCGATGACCTCGCGATCAAACGAATCATCATCCCCTGCGCCGGGGTTGCCAATGTCGGTCAGATCACAAACAAGGCCGCAATTCAGCTGGTTGAAGAGGGATACGGCGGGGCCGCCTGTGTCGCCCTCCTTGCCACCGGATCTGAGGGGCTGAAGGCGAACCTTGCCACAACAGATGAGATCATCATCCTGGACGGATGCCCGGTCCGGTGTGCTCGTACAATCGCAGACAGACAGGGGATTGCCTGTCATCAGCATATCATCGTCACCGAATGCGGCATCCCGAAGGGAGGATCAAAGGAGTATACCGACGATGACGTGGAGACGATCGCCTCGGCAGCCTGGGAAGGCGCAGGGCGGAAAGCATGA